The following coding sequences are from one Methanonatronarchaeum thermophilum window:
- a CDS encoding radical SAM/SPASM domain-containing protein, which yields MSEITVLDRKGLELFLDTSEDNVRLVGRGSLSSLVKPVVRRVNRILEDEKPIDVMNDSVVVSSWFPPIPSEPFKRAVKNEVNALLLNRYSPQAVSLNISECSLNCDECNILGDGSQLETEYVKRFIRDSQDLGAVSIGFAEGDPFLRPDLFELIEYVDKEKSIVSVFTPGPLLDKENADKMKESGVHAVITGIKSPVPEEHDKARGMDGAFESAISGMKNALEAGLYVSMHTHVKPSLVETGKIEQIYQLAEKTGVDELTMWDSHPTWGYKDNTEIMLSSEHRNQLLDLRKKANNKKTGPRVFYNGYFESKDFFGCMAGKRWLNLIHNGDVTPCTYIPIEFGNIKQESLKQIWKRMTGFDGFKGKNSCVMQDKEFREKYINPYSVSELPLDYKKL from the coding sequence ATGTCTGAAATCACGGTTTTGGATCGTAAGGGATTGGAGTTATTTCTTGATACCTCAGAAGATAATGTTCGTTTGGTGGGAAGAGGTTCTCTATCAAGTTTGGTTAAACCTGTTGTTAGAAGGGTTAACCGAATTTTAGAGGATGAAAAACCGATTGATGTAATGAATGATTCAGTTGTTGTTAGCAGTTGGTTCCCACCTATACCAAGTGAGCCGTTTAAGAGGGCTGTTAAAAATGAAGTTAACGCTTTATTGTTGAATAGATATTCACCGCAAGCTGTGAGCCTGAATATATCTGAATGCTCCTTAAATTGTGATGAATGCAATATATTGGGAGATGGGAGTCAGCTTGAAACAGAATATGTTAAACGGTTCATTAGAGATTCACAGGATTTAGGTGCGGTTTCAATTGGGTTTGCAGAGGGAGATCCTTTTTTAAGACCTGATTTGTTCGAACTAATTGAGTACGTAGATAAAGAGAAAAGTATTGTTAGTGTTTTCACGCCAGGACCGCTTTTAGATAAGGAAAACGCTGATAAAATGAAGGAGAGTGGTGTGCACGCAGTTATAACTGGAATAAAAAGTCCAGTACCCGAGGAACATGATAAAGCTAGAGGTATGGATGGTGCTTTTGAATCAGCTATAAGTGGGATGAAAAACGCTTTAGAGGCAGGTTTATACGTATCGATGCATACTCACGTTAAACCTAGTTTAGTGGAAACCGGTAAGATCGAACAGATATATCAACTTGCTGAAAAAACAGGTGTAGACGAATTAACGATGTGGGACAGCCATCCAACATGGGGATATAAAGACAACACGGAGATAATGTTGTCTTCAGAACATAGAAACCAGTTACTCGATCTAAGGAAAAAAGCTAATAACAAAAAAACGGGGCCAAGAGTTTTTTATAATGGATATTTCGAATCCAAGGATTTCTTTGGCTGTATGGCCGGGAAAAGATGGTTAAACCTAATCCATAATGGAGATGTAACCCCCTGCACATACATACCGATAGAGTTCGGAAACATCAAACAAGAAAGCCTAAAACAAATTTGGAAAAGAATGACAGGTTTCGATGGATTTAAAGGTAAAAATAGTTGTGTAATGCAAGACAAAGAGTTTAGAGAAAAATACATAAATCCATACAGCGTTTCAGAACTCCCTTTAGACTACAAAAAGCTCTAA
- a CDS encoding radical SAM protein gives MPQEFIAYKTKAIKLKFIRKKDGSIDIVTEGPLSPFLGSLRKKLKRYVWGMNSHINEDKLILSTGFPPIPSLAFENMVKTEIKRFFGINRPQNLTIMVTGNCQCNCQHCLVGDMINKQTKELPTRTIKKTIDQAIELGVSQILFEGGEPTLRDDLTELVGYVGNRASTMVVTNGLEIDQKLANRLDNAGLDYLNFSLDSPYPEIHNKFRQNKNAFNGVIEGLKSIENTNITSAILYVATPENSEREKLEDLIELCREHSVFELMIEEVVDTGNWSEKQTITDQRKKEISQLQRELVEKEERFITRFYRLREPDCFGCFAGKRWLYMSPEGEIMPCMHTPISFGNIKKQNLKKIWKKIRRHHLYRKNKEKCVYETQEYKKSLENIPKNKTPPYKPKYFKR, from the coding sequence ATGCCACAAGAGTTCATAGCCTACAAAACAAAAGCAATAAAACTTAAATTTATTAGAAAAAAAGATGGCTCTATCGACATTGTAACTGAAGGACCTTTATCACCGTTTTTAGGGTCATTAAGAAAAAAACTAAAGAGATATGTTTGGGGAATGAACTCACACATAAATGAAGACAAATTAATTTTATCAACAGGTTTCCCACCAATACCCAGCCTCGCTTTTGAAAATATGGTTAAAACCGAAATCAAAAGGTTTTTCGGAATCAATAGACCTCAAAACCTAACTATAATGGTTACAGGGAACTGTCAATGCAACTGCCAACACTGCTTGGTTGGAGATATGATTAACAAACAAACCAAAGAACTCCCTACCAGAACAATCAAAAAAACAATCGACCAAGCAATAGAATTAGGAGTTTCTCAAATACTATTCGAAGGTGGAGAACCTACTTTAAGAGATGATTTAACTGAGTTAGTAGGTTATGTAGGCAATAGAGCAAGCACAATGGTTGTGACAAATGGACTAGAGATAGATCAAAAACTAGCAAACCGACTAGATAACGCAGGCCTCGACTACCTAAATTTCAGTCTAGACTCCCCATACCCAGAAATCCACAACAAATTTAGACAAAACAAAAACGCTTTCAATGGCGTTATAGAAGGATTAAAATCGATAGAAAACACAAACATAACTTCCGCAATACTATATGTCGCCACACCTGAAAACTCAGAACGAGAAAAACTAGAAGACCTAATCGAATTATGCAGAGAACACAGCGTATTCGAATTGATGATAGAAGAAGTAGTTGACACTGGAAACTGGAGCGAAAAACAGACAATAACCGATCAAAGAAAAAAAGAGATATCACAACTACAGAGAGAGTTGGTGGAAAAAGAAGAGAGATTTATAACCAGATTCTATAGATTAAGAGAACCGGATTGTTTCGGTTGTTTCGCTGGAAAAAGATGGCTATATATGTCTCCAGAAGGAGAGATAATGCCATGCATGCACACACCAATCTCATTCGGAAACATAAAAAAACAAAACCTAAAAAAAATATGGAAAAAAATCAGAAGACACCACCTATACCGTAAAAACAAAGAAAAATGCGTATATGAAACCCAAGAATACAAAAAATCACTAGAAAACATCCCAAAAAACAAAACACCACCATACAAACCAAAATACTTTAAAAGATAA
- a CDS encoding radical SAM protein: MNPIKLSLKSIWQLKIKKRPVVLSHEVNQECNLKCDYCNYWRTQQQENEMTTNQIKKLLDEASDFGITLYNMWAAEPLLRQDISEILEHAHKNQLMTAMVTNGTLLTQKTNQLKHLDYLSVSMDGIKTNIQTRGVEPKKIIQGIKKARKQDIMTSINCVITQKNINELTDLVKLADKLDTLISFEPVYKHKEIDKQTWNQTKINDPKKHSKTIEELIELKKQGYPIINSKTYLKMIKKPYQIKECSHKDMILHITANGKIKKCRGQNQTIGDYNKGLKQQWNQTTKKRKQITKQCNGCPFFGYVESNLIRKLKPEPIINATKYI, encoded by the coding sequence ATGAACCCAATAAAATTATCCTTAAAATCTATCTGGCAACTGAAAATAAAAAAAAGACCAGTAGTACTATCACACGAAGTAAACCAAGAATGCAACCTAAAATGCGACTACTGCAACTACTGGAGAACACAGCAACAAGAAAACGAAATGACCACAAACCAAATAAAAAAACTATTAGACGAAGCCAGCGACTTCGGAATAACACTATACAACATGTGGGCCGCAGAACCACTATTAAGACAAGACATATCTGAAATACTAGAGCACGCACACAAAAACCAATTAATGACCGCAATGGTAACAAACGGTACATTACTAACCCAAAAAACCAACCAACTAAAACACCTTGACTACCTCTCAGTTTCAATGGACGGAATCAAAACAAACATCCAAACCCGAGGAGTTGAACCAAAAAAAATAATCCAAGGAATAAAAAAAGCCAGAAAACAAGACATAATGACATCGATAAACTGCGTAATAACCCAAAAAAACATAAACGAACTAACAGACCTTGTAAAACTAGCAGACAAACTAGACACACTAATCTCATTCGAACCAGTATACAAACACAAAGAAATCGACAAACAAACATGGAACCAAACAAAAATCAACGACCCAAAAAAACACTCAAAAACAATAGAAGAACTAATAGAACTCAAAAAACAAGGATATCCAATAATAAACTCAAAAACCTACCTAAAAATGATAAAAAAACCATACCAAATCAAAGAATGCAGCCACAAAGACATGATACTACACATAACAGCCAACGGAAAAATAAAAAAATGCAGAGGCCAAAACCAAACAATAGGCGACTACAACAAAGGCCTCAAACAACAATGGAACCAAACAACCAAAAAACGAAAACAAATAACAAAACAATGCAACGGATGTCCATTCTTCGGATACGTAGAATCAAACCTAATACGAAAACTAAAACCAGAACCAATAATCAATGCAACCAAATACATCTAA
- a CDS encoding small multi-drug export protein, whose product MISKFIDVFEGFKDFFFSSGKKELGFTLFKFFLPFAVGGVYLAVIYLFFDYETIYPLVVAHLFPPFGKESIIPAGIALGVSPVSMAFLMAMLEVIVGTFMVWNYDLLKGIPRIGGSIRKIESKGSDKLSRVGWANRFAFAGVALLVMVPFQGSGTITASITGRIIGMKALDVWMAIVVGAISSNLLIAFFADTFIAILQDNLVVGVILLIFVGVVVWIFLDKNKKEAD is encoded by the coding sequence ATGATTTCTAAGTTCATCGATGTGTTTGAAGGTTTTAAGGACTTTTTCTTTTCTTCTGGTAAGAAGGAGTTAGGTTTTACTTTATTCAAGTTTTTTCTTCCATTTGCTGTTGGTGGCGTTTATTTAGCTGTTATCTATCTTTTTTTCGATTATGAAACAATCTATCCATTGGTTGTTGCACACCTATTTCCTCCTTTTGGGAAGGAGTCTATTATTCCAGCGGGAATTGCTCTCGGGGTTTCTCCAGTTTCTATGGCTTTTTTGATGGCTATGTTGGAGGTTATTGTAGGTACGTTTATGGTTTGGAACTATGATTTATTGAAGGGTATTCCACGTATTGGAGGTTCTATTCGAAAAATTGAGTCTAAAGGGAGTGATAAACTTAGTAGAGTGGGTTGGGCTAATAGGTTTGCTTTTGCTGGAGTTGCTTTGCTTGTTATGGTTCCTTTTCAAGGTTCTGGAACTATCACTGCTTCAATTACAGGCCGTATAATAGGGATGAAAGCACTGGATGTTTGGATGGCTATTGTTGTTGGAGCGATATCTAGTAACTTGTTGATTGCTTTTTTTGCAGATACTTTTATTGCAATATTGCAGGATAATTTGGTGGTTGGTGTGATTCTATTGATTTTTGTTGGAGTTGTGGTTTGGATATTCTTAGATAAAAATAAAAAAGAAGCGGACTGA
- the hypB gene encoding hydrogenase nickel incorporation protein HypB: protein MHDYQKIDVGSNLIEENDKEALEVSRVLDDNGVRSFDLVGAIGSGKTSIVEEYGSRLSGVGAVVGDVSGDDDYQRLKEIGIPVVNLNTGRECHLDAHLVKHAISDLPLSDLDYLFFENVGNLVCPTDFKLGAEHRIVVVSVTEGDDVVNKHPMILKTSDLLIINKIDIADAVDADVDRMLDDARSINSNLDVIKLSMKEGVGIEYLDEFIIK, encoded by the coding sequence TTGCATGACTATCAGAAGATTGATGTAGGTTCTAATTTGATTGAGGAGAATGATAAAGAGGCTTTAGAGGTTAGTAGGGTGCTTGATGATAATGGTGTTCGGTCTTTTGATTTGGTGGGTGCTATCGGTTCTGGGAAGACTTCAATAGTTGAAGAGTATGGTTCTAGATTGAGTGGTGTTGGTGCTGTTGTCGGTGATGTTTCTGGTGATGACGACTATCAGAGGTTGAAGGAGATAGGTATACCTGTTGTTAATTTGAATACTGGTAGGGAATGTCATTTGGATGCACACCTGGTTAAACACGCTATTTCTGATTTACCTTTAAGTGATTTGGATTATTTGTTTTTTGAGAATGTAGGTAATCTTGTTTGTCCAACCGATTTTAAGTTGGGTGCTGAACATCGGATTGTTGTTGTTAGTGTAACTGAAGGAGATGATGTTGTAAATAAACATCCGATGATTTTGAAGACCTCAGACCTACTTATTATAAATAAAATAGATATTGCTGATGCAGTTGACGCTGATGTAGATAGAATGTTAGATGACGCACGTAGCATTAACAGTAATTTAGATGTAATTAAGTTGAGTATGAAGGAAGGAGTGGGTATAGAATATTTAGATGAATTTATAATAAAGTAA
- a CDS encoding endonuclease III domain-containing protein — protein MQKLNTAMDRLEERYGQPDPKERNDPLLSLIQVILSQNTNDKNRDRAYRRLNKRFNSPKEIMNADKSEISEAISVAGLHNIKAERIQKSLKKIYMERGELNLDFLEQLTLKEAKKWLMNLPGIGPKSSAVILNFDFDKNAFPVDTHVYRVTQRLGLIPNKTNREKAHQILEKQVPSERMYEFHINLIKHGRTVCKARKPICSECSLTDICGYEPKNYEKSEK, from the coding sequence ATGCAAAAGTTAAATACTGCGATGGATCGGTTGGAAGAAAGATATGGTCAGCCTGACCCTAAAGAGAGGAACGATCCATTACTATCGTTAATTCAGGTGATTTTATCTCAAAACACAAATGATAAAAACCGGGATAGGGCTTATAGACGGCTTAATAAACGTTTCAATTCACCAAAAGAGATAATGAATGCCGATAAATCAGAGATATCTGAGGCAATCTCTGTAGCCGGTTTACATAACATTAAGGCAGAGAGAATCCAGAAATCACTAAAAAAGATATACATGGAAAGAGGTGAACTAAACCTAGATTTTTTAGAACAACTAACTTTAAAAGAAGCTAAAAAATGGTTGATGAACCTACCAGGGATAGGTCCTAAATCTAGTGCGGTGATATTGAACTTTGATTTCGATAAAAACGCCTTCCCTGTAGATACACATGTGTATCGAGTAACTCAGAGGCTTGGATTGATACCTAATAAAACAAACCGTGAAAAAGCACATCAAATCCTTGAAAAACAAGTACCATCTGAAAGAATGTACGAGTTCCATATAAACCTAATCAAACATGGAAGAACAGTATGCAAAGCCCGAAAACCTATCTGCAGTGAATGCAGCCTGACAGATATCTGCGGATATGAACCAAAAAACTACGAAAAAAGTGAAAAATAA
- a CDS encoding mechanosensitive ion channel family protein codes for MMVDPLPILEPVLGDYAGMATQVIYFVVSFLVIYLLGKAVAIPIVTKLMRARGLEEHARKPIKKVLSLAVIFVAIALAFGFAGLGNILLALATIAAAATLAIGFALQEVIKNFVSGIFIFIEKPFKIGDWIIWGDNSGVVEDISLRVTRLRTFDNELVTVPNSVLTDTELINPVAKDKLRIKCPFGIAYDDDINKATKIILEEAEKNEGIMSDPEPIVRLTDLANSYVELQCNIWVAEPNRRTFMKVKSDYTKAVKERFDEEDITIPFPQRELSGEITTQN; via the coding sequence ATAATGGTGGATCCTTTACCTATATTGGAACCTGTTCTAGGGGATTATGCAGGGATGGCAACTCAAGTAATTTATTTTGTTGTATCTTTTTTAGTGATTTATCTATTGGGCAAGGCAGTGGCTATACCTATTGTTACTAAATTGATGAGGGCCAGAGGTCTTGAAGAACATGCTAGGAAACCTATTAAGAAGGTTCTTAGTTTAGCTGTTATTTTCGTTGCTATAGCACTTGCTTTTGGTTTTGCAGGTCTTGGGAACATACTTCTTGCTTTGGCAACTATAGCCGCTGCAGCTACACTCGCAATCGGTTTTGCGCTTCAAGAAGTGATTAAAAATTTTGTTTCAGGTATTTTCATTTTCATTGAAAAACCCTTTAAGATAGGTGACTGGATAATCTGGGGAGACAATTCAGGTGTAGTTGAAGACATAAGTTTAAGGGTAACAAGGTTGCGTACATTCGATAATGAATTAGTAACGGTTCCGAATTCGGTTTTAACCGATACTGAATTAATAAATCCTGTTGCTAAAGATAAATTGAGAATAAAATGTCCTTTTGGAATTGCTTATGATGATGACATAAACAAGGCAACCAAAATAATCTTGGAAGAAGCAGAAAAAAACGAAGGAATAATGAGCGATCCAGAACCTATCGTACGGCTAACAGATCTAGCAAACTCGTATGTTGAACTGCAATGCAATATATGGGTCGCTGAACCAAATAGGCGGACATTCATGAAAGTAAAATCGGACTACACAAAAGCTGTTAAAGAAAGATTCGATGAAGAAGACATAACAATACCATTCCCACAAAGAGAACTTTCAGGAGAGATAACAACACAAAATTAA
- a CDS encoding cytochrome c3 family protein, giving the protein MSGDKESESILDRFGFKHLSIALVAIAVITGLAAAPGAWDFTSQNQFCDDCHKEMDFPNELAFSTPNYGDAVRGPPVNGTAEEHVEIFEMINIEEGTDCVQCHVGDDLQSVVDEKVIGAMNEAFQFYIMGERDFPEDVEIPDEYCTQCHTSIGEDGANHPEFNVTGYSCGDCHQAHDDTHYVNVDEDTECSECHLDWL; this is encoded by the coding sequence ATGTCAGGTGATAAAGAGTCTGAATCAATTTTAGATAGGTTTGGTTTCAAACATCTCAGTATAGCGTTGGTTGCTATTGCTGTGATTACTGGGCTTGCAGCAGCTCCAGGTGCCTGGGATTTTACAAGTCAAAATCAGTTTTGTGATGACTGCCACAAAGAGATGGATTTTCCAAACGAACTAGCTTTCTCAACCCCTAATTATGGGGATGCTGTGAGAGGTCCACCAGTAAATGGAACTGCAGAAGAGCACGTTGAGATATTTGAAATGATTAATATTGAAGAAGGAACTGATTGTGTACAATGTCACGTAGGAGATGACCTACAGTCGGTGGTCGATGAGAAAGTGATTGGTGCTATGAACGAAGCATTCCAGTTCTATATAATGGGTGAAAGAGATTTCCCTGAAGATGTTGAAATACCTGACGAATATTGTACTCAATGCCACACCTCAATAGGTGAAGACGGAGCAAACCACCCAGAATTCAATGTAACAGGGTACAGCTGTGGAGATTGTCATCAAGCCCACGATGATACACATTACGTCAATGTAGATGAAGACACTGAATGTTCAGAATGCCACTTAGACTGGCTTTAA
- a CDS encoding cation diffusion facilitator family transporter: MFGFFQSVKTSLKRTRKEKKILRLVFLLIFANLFLFTIKFVPSITFDSLAVRSDSFNSLGDAGYSFILLIGMYYALKPADNEHPHGHERIKPFLSLIIAISIIFVGISILYQGINGLIEGSTYQYTPLFIIALTISILVKFGLFKYLKYKGDQLDSNVLIDVSKDSLADVFASISALIGVIGAAYGYPFFDIIFGLIVSIWIFKTGFEMTTKNINYLVGGAPSQKTMQEIKKALNQKEIKKELYCEAHYVGPEIHVYCELEVPSSLSLIEAHEIEEKIEKELKKIKGVEDAYIHLEPEKNTDK, from the coding sequence ATGTTTGGTTTTTTTCAATCGGTTAAAACAAGTTTGAAGCGAACTAGAAAGGAAAAAAAGATATTAAGACTGGTTTTTTTACTTATATTTGCTAACCTATTTTTGTTTACAATAAAGTTCGTTCCAAGTATTACATTTGACAGTTTAGCTGTTAGATCTGATTCGTTCAACTCACTCGGCGATGCCGGATATTCATTCATATTGTTAATCGGTATGTATTATGCCTTAAAACCGGCGGACAATGAACATCCTCATGGACATGAACGTATAAAGCCTTTTCTATCCCTAATAATAGCGATATCCATTATTTTTGTTGGAATATCAATATTGTATCAAGGTATAAACGGCTTAATAGAAGGATCCACATACCAATACACACCACTGTTCATAATAGCTTTAACAATATCGATTCTAGTCAAATTTGGGTTATTCAAATACCTCAAGTATAAAGGAGACCAACTTGACAGCAATGTATTGATAGACGTAAGCAAGGACAGTCTAGCCGATGTATTCGCTTCAATATCAGCATTGATAGGAGTTATAGGTGCTGCATATGGATATCCATTTTTCGACATAATATTCGGTTTAATAGTTTCAATATGGATTTTTAAAACAGGATTCGAAATGACAACCAAAAACATAAACTACTTGGTTGGTGGGGCACCATCGCAAAAAACCATGCAGGAAATAAAAAAAGCATTGAACCAAAAAGAAATAAAAAAAGAACTATATTGTGAAGCTCATTACGTAGGTCCTGAAATACACGTTTACTGTGAACTAGAGGTCCCCTCATCACTTTCACTCATAGAAGCCCATGAAATAGAAGAAAAAATAGAAAAAGAACTCAAAAAAATCAAGGGCGTCGAAGACGCCTACATACACCTAGAACCAGAAAAAAATACAGATAAATAA
- a CDS encoding signal recognition particle protein Srp19 has protein sequence MVDEDRDRMVLWPSNIDVERSRGEGRIVSLDDAVSSPKLSGMKEAAEKLGLNPVVEDGKAYPSFWWLEEGRVVVDKNKGKTEVAREIAGELKS, from the coding sequence ATGGTGGATGAAGATAGGGATCGTATGGTTTTGTGGCCTTCTAATATTGATGTTGAGAGGAGTCGTGGTGAGGGTCGGATTGTTTCGTTGGATGATGCTGTTTCTAGTCCTAAGTTGTCGGGGATGAAGGAGGCTGCTGAGAAACTTGGTTTGAATCCTGTTGTTGAGGACGGTAAGGCTTATCCTAGTTTTTGGTGGTTGGAGGAAGGTAGGGTTGTTGTTGATAAGAATAAGGGTAAGACAGAGGTTGCTCGGGAGATTGCGGGGGAGTTGAAGTCTTGA
- a CDS encoding ubiquitin-like small modifier protein 1: protein MVNIKLFANYRETVGKDQIQIEIKNKTTLNEILNKLQTKHPELKKQISNQQQLKKEVNILINEKTINNNQINEKTINNNDTIALLPPVSGG, encoded by the coding sequence ATGGTAAACATAAAACTATTCGCAAACTATAGAGAAACCGTCGGAAAAGACCAAATACAAATAGAAATAAAAAACAAAACAACACTCAACGAAATACTCAACAAACTACAAACAAAACACCCAGAACTCAAAAAACAAATATCCAACCAACAACAACTAAAAAAAGAAGTAAACATACTAATAAACGAAAAAACAATCAACAACAACCAAATAAACGAAAAAACAATCAACAACAACGACACAATCGCCCTACTACCACCAGTATCCGGCGGATAA
- the trpA gene encoding tryptophan synthase subunit alpha has translation MNKKTNLTDKINRNKQTAFMPFIVAGDPDIKTTIKIANDIIEGGADILEIGIPYSDPAADGPTIQKGYKRALENGFKVKDTFKIIKEIRKKSDIPIVLMTYYNIIYQYGIPDFYKKLKQTEVNGVIIPDMPPEESKSITKAAKQNKINQIYLVSENTNQKRIQLISEKTTGFLYAVSRLGVTGTRNELPETAIQFIKKLKKQTNHPIAIGFGISKPSHVKSAAKAGADGVITGSAIVEKIEQNKTNEIKQYIKTMKKASLIEIKQN, from the coding sequence ATGAACAAAAAAACAAACCTCACAGACAAAATAAACAGAAACAAACAAACCGCATTCATGCCATTCATAGTAGCAGGCGACCCCGACATAAAAACAACAATAAAAATAGCCAACGACATAATCGAAGGCGGAGCCGACATACTTGAAATCGGAATACCATACAGCGATCCAGCAGCAGACGGCCCAACAATACAAAAAGGATACAAAAGAGCACTTGAAAACGGATTCAAAGTCAAAGACACATTCAAAATAATAAAAGAAATACGCAAAAAATCAGACATACCAATCGTACTAATGACATACTACAACATAATCTACCAATACGGAATACCAGACTTCTACAAAAAACTAAAACAAACAGAAGTCAACGGAGTAATCATACCAGACATGCCCCCAGAAGAATCAAAATCAATAACAAAAGCAGCAAAACAAAACAAAATAAACCAAATATACCTAGTATCAGAAAACACAAACCAAAAAAGAATACAACTAATCTCAGAAAAAACAACCGGATTCCTCTACGCAGTATCAAGACTAGGAGTCACCGGAACACGAAACGAACTCCCAGAAACAGCAATACAATTCATCAAAAAACTAAAAAAACAAACCAACCACCCAATAGCAATCGGATTCGGAATATCAAAACCAAGCCACGTAAAAAGCGCAGCAAAAGCCGGAGCAGACGGAGTAATAACAGGCAGCGCAATAGTCGAAAAAATAGAACAAAACAAAACCAACGAAATAAAACAATACATAAAAACAATGAAAAAAGCAAGTTTAATAGAAATCAAACAAAACTAA
- the trpB gene encoding tryptophan synthase subunit beta, producing MTERDFKEFGGKFVPEPIIPALQELEEEYKKLKNDSEFKKSLNKKLKQFAGRPTPLTYSEGLSKEIGCKIYLKREDLLHGGAHKINNTLGQALLAKYMGKKRIIAETGAGQHGVATSIAGAKLGLKTEVFMGEKDVKRQELNVFRMRLLGAEVNPVTTGQKKLKDAVNEALRDWVSSLDSTHYLIGSVVGPSPFPEIVRDFQSVIGRETKKQILEAENKLPDKIIACVGGGSNAIGIFHEFREDPVELIGVEAEGASSLKKGSKGVLQGSMSYLLQDNDGQVGNTDSIAAGLDYPGIGPEHSMLKKTGRAEYTTANNEEALKAFKQLSKKEGIIPALESSHAVAHLNKIKNQVDKDDIIIINLSGRGDKDVQKISEEK from the coding sequence TTGACTGAAAGAGATTTTAAAGAGTTTGGAGGAAAATTCGTTCCAGAACCAATAATCCCAGCTCTACAAGAACTAGAAGAAGAATACAAAAAACTAAAAAACGACAGTGAATTCAAAAAATCACTAAACAAAAAACTAAAACAGTTCGCAGGACGCCCAACACCCCTAACATACTCAGAAGGCCTTTCAAAAGAAATAGGATGCAAAATATACCTAAAACGCGAAGACCTACTACACGGCGGAGCACACAAAATAAACAACACACTCGGACAAGCCTTACTAGCAAAATACATGGGTAAAAAAAGAATAATCGCAGAAACCGGTGCAGGCCAACACGGAGTCGCAACATCAATCGCCGGAGCCAAACTCGGATTAAAAACCGAAGTATTCATGGGAGAAAAAGACGTCAAAAGACAGGAACTAAACGTATTCAGAATGCGTTTACTAGGAGCAGAAGTCAACCCAGTAACAACCGGCCAAAAAAAACTAAAAGACGCCGTTAACGAAGCCCTAAGAGACTGGGTATCAAGTCTAGACAGCACACACTACCTAATCGGATCAGTAGTAGGGCCATCACCATTCCCAGAAATAGTCAGAGATTTCCAAAGCGTCATAGGCAGAGAAACAAAAAAACAAATATTAGAAGCCGAAAACAAACTACCAGACAAAATCATCGCCTGCGTAGGCGGAGGAAGCAACGCAATAGGAATATTCCATGAATTCAGAGAAGACCCAGTAGAACTCATAGGAGTCGAAGCAGAAGGCGCTTCATCACTAAAAAAAGGAAGCAAAGGAGTACTACAAGGCTCAATGTCCTACCTACTACAAGACAACGACGGCCAAGTAGGCAACACAGACAGCATAGCAGCAGGACTAGACTACCCCGGAATAGGTCCAGAACACAGCATGCTCAAAAAAACAGGTAGAGCAGAATACACAACAGCAAACAACGAAGAAGCACTCAAAGCATTCAAACAACTATCCAAAAAAGAAGGAATAATCCCAGCACTAGAATCCTCACACGCAGTAGCCCACCTAAACAAAATCAAAAACCAAGTAGACAAAGACGACATAATCATAATAAACCTATCCGGAAGAGGAGACAAAGACGTACAAAAAATATCGGAGGAAAAATAA